The following proteins are co-located in the Bacillus pumilus genome:
- a CDS encoding alkaline phosphatase yields the protein MSVLKSSKTKIAAVAAASVLSIGIFSGIEFGQADKAEAKKKPKNDVQNVIVLIGDGMGTPYLSTYRSFKHNGDLSKQTAFDPYLTGMHKTYPDDSKSNITDSAAAGTAMATGKKTYNNAISVNKNGKKLKTVLEEAKRKGKSTGLVVTSELTNATPAAYAAHNVSRKNTAAIADNFFDEKIGKQHTVDVMLGGGLIDFVRKDRDLTKEFKKAGYDYVTNKAALQKNKNQKVLGLFADGGLDKAIDRDKNTPSLQDMTSSAIKQLSKNKKGFFLMVEGSQIDWAGHDHDIVSAMSEVKDFENAFEEAIRFAKKDKNTLVITTADHSTGGLSFGADGSGSWDYKPVKAAKKTPDFIADKIAGGMTVESALKQYIELDFTKEEIASIQKAAETKDVVQIDDAIEEVINTRSHTGWTTSGHTGDEVPFYAYGPTSQQLKGLMENTDQAKHIFKLLKNQ from the coding sequence ATGAGTGTGTTGAAAAGCTCGAAAACGAAAATAGCTGCTGTAGCAGCAGCATCTGTGCTATCGATTGGCATTTTTTCAGGAATTGAATTTGGACAGGCTGACAAAGCTGAAGCGAAAAAGAAACCAAAAAATGACGTACAAAATGTGATCGTGCTAATTGGAGATGGCATGGGAACACCTTATCTTTCAACTTACCGCTCATTTAAACACAACGGAGACCTTTCAAAGCAAACAGCGTTTGACCCTTACCTCACTGGCATGCACAAAACGTACCCTGACGACTCTAAAAGTAACATCACCGATTCAGCAGCGGCCGGTACAGCCATGGCGACTGGTAAAAAGACATACAACAATGCCATCAGCGTAAACAAAAACGGCAAAAAATTAAAAACAGTTTTAGAGGAAGCAAAGCGCAAAGGAAAGTCTACGGGTCTTGTCGTGACATCTGAATTAACCAATGCTACGCCTGCTGCGTATGCCGCCCACAATGTGTCTAGAAAAAACACAGCAGCCATTGCCGATAATTTCTTCGATGAGAAAATCGGGAAACAGCATACAGTCGATGTCATGCTTGGCGGAGGACTTATCGATTTTGTTCGCAAGGATCGTGATCTGACGAAGGAATTCAAAAAAGCAGGTTATGATTATGTCACAAACAAAGCAGCCTTGCAAAAAAACAAAAACCAAAAAGTATTAGGTCTTTTTGCTGATGGCGGTCTCGATAAAGCCATTGATCGCGATAAAAACACCCCTTCTCTACAAGATATGACGTCCTCAGCTATTAAACAGCTGTCTAAAAACAAAAAAGGATTTTTCCTCATGGTCGAAGGCAGTCAAATTGACTGGGCGGGACATGACCATGATATTGTCAGTGCCATGAGTGAAGTAAAGGATTTTGAAAATGCATTTGAAGAAGCCATTCGTTTCGCAAAAAAGGATAAAAATACGTTAGTCATTACGACTGCGGATCATTCCACTGGCGGACTTTCCTTCGGGGCAGACGGCTCCGGCAGCTGGGATTACAAACCTGTAAAAGCAGCGAAAAAGACACCTGATTTTATTGCAGACAAAATCGCAGGCGGCATGACTGTTGAGTCTGCGCTCAAACAATATATTGAACTTGATTTCACAAAAGAGGAAATTGCTTCTATTCAAAAAGCAGCTGAAACAAAAGATGTTGTTCAGATTGATGATGCGATTGAAGAAGTCATCAACACGAGATCACATACAGGCTGGACAACATCAGGTCATACAGGTGATGAAGTACCATTTTATGCGTATGGACCAACAAGCCAGCAGCTAAAAGGTCTCATGGAAAATACAGATCAAGCTAAGCACATTTTCAAATTGCTTAAAAACCAATAA
- a CDS encoding peptidoglycan endopeptidase gives MKKQLITAASAVLLGTTLFAGTASAQSVKVQKGDSLSVLAKRYKTTVSKIKSDNKLKSNMIYVGQTLKVNGTSSKKTTTKVKAASATATHKVVKGDTLSKIGKKYGMTVKELKSLNKLKTDLIKIGQKLKVKKTSKAKTTPVKGKTVSTSSLNKSKLVSDAKAQNGTPYKWGGTTPKGFDCSGFMWYIINKQKKISRQTTEGFWGSMKSVSTPKVGDFVFFTTYKSGPSHMGVYIGNNKFIHAASDGVTISDMNSSYWKPIYLGAKTFVN, from the coding sequence ATGAAAAAACAATTGATCACAGCTGCAAGTGCAGTTCTACTTGGGACGACATTATTTGCCGGAACTGCCTCAGCACAATCAGTAAAGGTTCAAAAAGGTGACTCTCTTTCTGTTCTAGCGAAAAGATACAAAACAACCGTGAGCAAGATTAAATCAGACAATAAGCTGAAATCTAACATGATTTATGTTGGACAAACGTTAAAAGTAAATGGAACTTCCTCGAAAAAAACAACAACAAAAGTAAAAGCGGCTTCAGCGACAGCCACTCATAAAGTTGTCAAAGGTGATACACTATCTAAAATTGGCAAAAAGTATGGGATGACAGTGAAAGAGCTGAAATCATTAAATAAACTCAAAACAGACCTCATCAAAATTGGACAAAAGCTAAAGGTGAAAAAGACGTCTAAAGCGAAGACAACACCTGTCAAAGGAAAAACAGTCTCTACTTCTTCATTAAACAAGTCTAAGCTCGTATCAGATGCTAAAGCACAGAACGGTACACCATATAAATGGGGTGGAACGACACCGAAAGGCTTTGATTGCAGCGGGTTTATGTGGTATATCATTAACAAGCAAAAAAAGATTTCAAGACAAACAACAGAAGGTTTTTGGGGCTCGATGAAGAGCGTCTCAACACCGAAGGTTGGAGATTTTGTGTTCTTTACGACATATAAATCTGGTCCATCTCACATGGGTGTCTACATTGGGAACAACAAGTTTATCCATGCTGCTTCTGACGGTGTGACGATCAGTGATATGAATTCAAGCTATTGGAAGCCGATTTACCTTGGAGCGAAAACATTTGTTAACTAA
- a CDS encoding anti-sigma factor yields MNEEFNKRWEQYNNGEMNEEEMMAFEEELEENEKRLSQELNDSDWTDFSISPEKQKAILQYGKRKSYLRISVLAVISTLIILPLCTLGSYLYYGVGGAESKGNHFMETAAVTVALTKPNVAIDMKDLKGQVKLFGMNTELKLQKQIGNKTEAIGSEQIEMFFDKLKQPTISYYGDSARNTEDFFTHPSTQADASKKQTLTTLDKLPEGTVSEVYVSYDKAYTPKDVYSLAKKYDMKVLWNAIKTEDSLSRNQRPIGFPGKDSEFLKELQHTSKTEVDQFKDALAYVNQHPTWAKTISGRPELDLSNRIRYINQNGVTIYGSVVTGPSKEIEKFVKTKRIKTAKVSEVELWNW; encoded by the coding sequence ATGAATGAAGAGTTTAACAAGCGATGGGAACAATATAATAATGGCGAGATGAATGAGGAAGAAATGATGGCGTTTGAAGAAGAGCTTGAAGAAAATGAAAAGCGCTTAAGTCAGGAGCTGAATGACTCGGATTGGACAGACTTCTCCATCAGTCCTGAAAAGCAAAAAGCCATTTTACAATACGGAAAAAGAAAGTCTTACTTACGTATTTCCGTACTTGCTGTCATATCTACACTCATTATTTTACCACTTTGTACATTGGGAAGTTATCTATACTACGGAGTTGGCGGAGCAGAGAGCAAAGGCAATCATTTCATGGAAACAGCTGCTGTGACAGTCGCTCTGACAAAACCAAACGTGGCCATTGATATGAAGGATTTAAAAGGACAGGTCAAGCTGTTTGGTATGAACACAGAGCTTAAGCTGCAAAAACAAATTGGCAATAAAACAGAAGCCATTGGCAGTGAACAAATTGAAATGTTTTTCGATAAATTAAAACAGCCTACAATCTCTTATTATGGTGACAGTGCACGTAATACGGAGGATTTCTTTACCCACCCTTCTACGCAGGCAGATGCATCAAAAAAACAAACACTCACGACTTTAGACAAGCTTCCTGAAGGAACAGTGAGTGAAGTGTATGTATCCTATGACAAAGCTTACACACCAAAGGACGTTTATTCCTTGGCTAAAAAATATGATATGAAAGTGCTTTGGAATGCGATTAAAACAGAGGATTCATTAAGTAGGAATCAGCGCCCGATCGGTTTTCCTGGGAAAGACTCCGAATTTTTAAAAGAGCTTCAGCACACATCAAAAACAGAGGTAGATCAATTCAAAGATGCCCTTGCCTATGTCAATCAGCATCCAACCTGGGCAAAAACGATCTCCGGCAGACCTGAACTTGACCTGTCTAACCGAATACGCTATATCAATCAAAATGGTGTCACGATTTATGGCTCTGTTGTCACAGGTCCTTCTAAAGAAATTGAGAAATTTGTGAAGACAAAACGCATTAAAACGGCAAAAGTGAGCGAGGTGGAATTATGGAATTGGTAA
- a CDS encoding sigma-70 family RNA polymerase sigma factor, which produces MTIDEIYQMYMNDVYRFLLSMTKDKHLAEDLLQETFMRAYIHIHSYDHSKVKPWLFQVARNAFIDYVRKHKKEVTISDDLIGGLLQTSVQSPAEQVEIKEVLTMYLEQLPDNYKEALTLYYLKELNYKEASKVMNITEANFKSVLFRARQRLKALYNRGVNDE; this is translated from the coding sequence GTGACGATCGATGAAATTTATCAAATGTATATGAACGATGTTTACAGGTTTCTGCTCTCCATGACAAAAGACAAACATTTGGCGGAAGACTTATTGCAGGAAACCTTTATGCGTGCTTATATACATATTCATTCCTACGACCATAGCAAAGTGAAACCTTGGTTATTTCAGGTGGCACGAAATGCTTTTATTGATTATGTCAGGAAACATAAAAAAGAAGTGACCATATCGGATGATCTAATTGGCGGCCTTTTACAAACGTCTGTACAAAGCCCTGCTGAACAGGTTGAAATAAAAGAAGTTCTCACCATGTATTTGGAGCAGCTTCCAGATAACTACAAGGAAGCGTTGACATTGTATTATTTAAAAGAACTGAATTACAAGGAAGCATCCAAGGTCATGAATATTACTGAAGCAAATTTTAAAAGTGTTTTATTTCGTGCAAGGCAGCGCCTAAAAGCACTTTACAACAGAGGTGTTAATGATGAATGA
- a CDS encoding lysophospholipid acyltransferase family protein: protein MYKFSGYTIKAFFALRGGIKVYQKENLPTDRGFVIACTHEGFVDVLALGAGILPFEIHYMAKKELFANKWIGGFLKRIHAFPVDRENPGPSSIKTPIKLLKEGKIVGIFPSGTRTTEDVPLKRGAVTIAQLGKAPIVPAAYKGPSNAKSLFKKGKMRLIIGEPIELSEFDHLPPKERLGAMTEVLNTKIKELEAQLMEKA, encoded by the coding sequence ATGTATAAATTTTCAGGCTATACCATCAAAGCATTTTTTGCTCTCCGAGGCGGAATCAAAGTATATCAAAAAGAAAATCTGCCAACGGATCGAGGTTTTGTCATTGCATGTACGCATGAGGGTTTTGTGGATGTTCTTGCACTAGGCGCAGGAATTCTTCCGTTTGAGATCCACTACATGGCGAAAAAAGAATTGTTTGCAAATAAATGGATCGGTGGATTTTTAAAAAGAATTCATGCCTTTCCAGTTGATCGAGAGAATCCTGGGCCAAGCAGTATTAAAACGCCCATTAAATTATTAAAAGAGGGAAAGATCGTTGGCATTTTCCCAAGTGGAACACGTACAACAGAAGATGTTCCTTTAAAAAGAGGGGCGGTCACCATTGCACAGCTCGGCAAAGCGCCAATTGTTCCAGCGGCGTACAAAGGACCATCAAATGCGAAAAGTCTTTTCAAAAAGGGGAAAATGCGCTTAATCATCGGGGAACCGATTGAACTGTCTGAATTCGATCATCTGCCGCCAAAAGAAAGATTAGGTGCTATGACGGAAGTATTAAATACAAAAATAAAAGAACTTGAAGCTCAATTAATGGAAAAGGCATAA
- a CDS encoding hemolysin family protein, with protein MDIVNLLIVALLIALTAFFVASEFAIIRLRSSRIDQLIAEGNKTAVAVKHVTTHLDEYLSACQLGITITALGIGWLGEETIAHMLAPLFVELSIPQSASHIVTFIIAFSIMTFLHVVVGELAPKTLAIQKAEQVSLLFARPLMIFYKVMFPFIWVLNGSARLLTKAFGLQQVSDHDMAHSEEELRIILSESYKSGEINQSEFKYVNKIFEFDDRLAKEIMIPRTEVVSFPHDITIEEMLKVTKVEKYTRYPIEDGDKDNMIGVVNIKEVLTACISGECSTSDTIEKFVNPIIHVIETVPVHDLLLKMQRERVHMAILSDEYGGTAGLVTVEDILEEIVGEIRDEFDIDEINEVRKLGEDHYIFDGKVLVDQVNLLLGITLDNEEVDTIGGWFLTQKYEVEKNDSIREQGYEFIINEVDGHHVVYIEVKKLNEQLLEAAEEGAS; from the coding sequence TTGGACATAGTTAATTTACTCATAGTTGCTTTACTTATAGCTTTAACCGCATTTTTCGTTGCATCAGAGTTTGCGATCATTCGCTTAAGAAGCTCAAGAATTGATCAATTAATCGCAGAAGGTAATAAAACAGCAGTTGCTGTCAAGCATGTGACGACTCACCTTGATGAGTACTTATCTGCCTGTCAGCTTGGTATTACCATTACCGCCCTTGGAATAGGTTGGTTAGGGGAAGAAACGATTGCGCATATGCTTGCTCCACTGTTTGTAGAGCTGTCAATTCCTCAATCAGCTAGTCACATTGTCACTTTTATTATTGCGTTTAGTATTATGACGTTTTTACACGTTGTGGTTGGAGAGCTTGCACCGAAAACACTCGCCATTCAAAAGGCTGAGCAAGTATCCCTTCTTTTTGCTAGACCGCTGATGATCTTTTACAAGGTGATGTTCCCGTTCATTTGGGTATTAAATGGATCTGCTCGTCTATTAACGAAAGCGTTTGGTCTACAGCAAGTATCTGATCATGACATGGCGCACTCTGAAGAAGAATTGCGGATTATTTTATCAGAAAGCTATAAGAGCGGCGAAATTAACCAGTCTGAATTCAAATATGTGAACAAAATTTTTGAATTTGATGATCGTCTGGCGAAAGAAATTATGATTCCTCGTACCGAAGTTGTCAGCTTCCCTCACGATATTACCATTGAGGAAATGCTGAAGGTCACCAAGGTAGAGAAATATACACGTTATCCAATTGAAGATGGCGATAAAGACAACATGATCGGTGTTGTGAATATTAAAGAGGTTCTCACTGCGTGCATTAGCGGTGAATGTTCTACAAGTGATACGATCGAAAAATTTGTGAATCCGATTATTCATGTGATTGAAACGGTTCCTGTTCATGATTTACTGCTAAAAATGCAGCGTGAACGTGTACACATGGCAATCTTATCAGATGAATATGGCGGTACAGCAGGTCTTGTTACTGTTGAAGACATCCTTGAAGAAATCGTCGGTGAAATTCGTGATGAATTCGATATTGATGAAATCAACGAAGTGCGTAAGCTGGGAGAAGACCATTACATCTTTGATGGGAAAGTCCTTGTGGATCAAGTCAACCTACTGTTAGGTATTACACTTGATAATGAAGAAGTGGACACGATTGGCGGCTGGTTCCTCACGCAGAAGTATGAAGTAGAGAAAAATGACTCCATTCGTGAACAAGGCTATGAATTTATCATTAATGAAGTCGATGGACACCACGTGGTATACATCGAAGTCAAAAAGTTAAATGAACAACTATTAGAAGCAGCCGAAGAAGGCGCTTCGTAA
- a CDS encoding MerR family transcriptional regulator, with amino-acid sequence MTVRRRCSDGAEKKYRIGELAQIAQVTKRTVDYYTNLGLLAPVRSCSNYRYYDEHALKRLQLIVLCKQQRLALSDIKSRLNEQFPSQKENHDELVHLTSDIDQMNEHMDRILARCKQLQPEQREKLKEQLTPEKMTAVQSFLLLLS; translated from the coding sequence GTGACGGTTAGGAGGAGATGTTCAGATGGGGCTGAGAAAAAGTATCGTATTGGTGAACTAGCACAGATTGCACAGGTGACGAAACGAACTGTAGATTATTATACAAATCTCGGATTGCTAGCGCCTGTTAGATCTTGCTCAAATTATCGTTATTACGATGAACATGCTTTAAAACGATTACAATTAATCGTTCTTTGCAAACAGCAGAGATTGGCTCTTTCTGACATCAAATCCAGATTAAATGAACAATTCCCTTCTCAAAAAGAGAATCATGATGAACTTGTCCATTTAACCTCTGATATCGATCAGATGAATGAGCATATGGACCGCATTTTGGCACGTTGTAAGCAGCTTCAACCAGAACAACGTGAAAAACTAAAAGAGCAGCTTACACCTGAAAAAATGACGGCTGTCCAATCATTTTTACTGCTGTTAAGTTAA
- a CDS encoding hemolysin family protein, producing MDDIVNLSIVGVLIALTAFFVASEFAIVKVRSSRINQLVAEGSKKAIMAKKVTSRLDEYLSACQLGITVTSLGLGWIGKPAVKELLVRGFGLTNIPDSAISLISATLAFSIITFLHVVVGELAPKTLAIQKAEKMTLWLSGPLHAFYILMFPFIYVLNGSARVLTKMMGIDMGSEKEHSHSEEELKILLSESLKNGEINSSEYNYMNKIFDFDNRIAREIMIPRREICAIPEDMPLDDILAIMTKEKYTRFPVFSGDKDHVIGMLNKKQLFADIVYQEEKDQLKIQDYIYPVIEVIDTIPIQELLVKMQRDRMHMAVLTDEYGGTSGLVTTEDILEEIVGDIRDEFDEDEQPVIQKRAEHHYVLDGKVRLDEIHDLIELSYHDEEIDTIGGLILKENIDIQEGQSIYLDDIRIKVLEMDGRYIKKIDLKKGVTSSDKGNTRTGLDIKEPLLVNEMTLSEK from the coding sequence ATGGACGATATTGTTAATCTGAGTATAGTCGGTGTTTTGATTGCTTTAACAGCTTTCTTTGTTGCATCTGAGTTTGCCATTGTGAAGGTGAGAAGTTCCAGAATTAATCAGCTTGTTGCCGAAGGGTCCAAAAAGGCCATCATGGCGAAAAAGGTGACATCAAGGCTAGATGAATATTTGTCAGCCTGTCAGCTCGGTATTACAGTGACATCACTCGGTTTAGGGTGGATCGGTAAGCCGGCAGTGAAAGAACTTTTGGTTCGAGGTTTCGGTTTGACAAACATTCCTGATTCAGCAATCAGCCTGATCTCAGCAACACTTGCGTTCTCTATTATTACTTTTTTGCATGTAGTCGTAGGTGAGCTTGCTCCAAAAACGCTCGCCATTCAAAAGGCAGAAAAAATGACGCTTTGGCTGTCAGGCCCGCTGCATGCATTTTATATCCTCATGTTCCCTTTCATTTATGTTTTAAACGGATCAGCCCGAGTGTTGACCAAAATGATGGGCATCGATATGGGCTCTGAAAAAGAACATTCCCATTCTGAAGAGGAATTGAAGATTTTATTATCTGAGAGCTTAAAAAATGGGGAAATCAACTCATCAGAATATAACTATATGAACAAAATTTTCGATTTCGATAATCGAATTGCCAGAGAGATCATGATACCCCGAAGAGAAATTTGCGCAATCCCAGAAGATATGCCATTAGACGATATACTGGCCATCATGACAAAGGAAAAGTATACACGCTTTCCAGTATTTTCAGGGGATAAAGACCATGTCATTGGCATGTTGAACAAAAAGCAGCTCTTTGCAGATATTGTGTATCAGGAAGAAAAAGATCAACTGAAGATTCAAGATTATATATATCCTGTGATTGAAGTGATTGACACGATTCCAATTCAGGAACTACTCGTCAAGATGCAGCGCGATAGAATGCATATGGCGGTGTTAACCGATGAATATGGCGGAACGTCTGGACTTGTTACAACGGAAGATATTTTAGAAGAGATTGTCGGAGACATTCGAGATGAATTTGATGAAGATGAGCAGCCGGTCATTCAAAAAAGAGCCGAACATCATTATGTATTAGATGGCAAAGTGAGATTAGATGAAATTCATGATTTGATCGAGCTTTCCTATCATGATGAAGAAATTGATACAATAGGCGGGTTAATCTTAAAAGAAAATATTGATATCCAAGAAGGACAGTCTATTTATCTTGATGACATTCGGATAAAGGTGCTGGAAATGGATGGACGCTATATTAAAAAGATAGACCTGAAGAAAGGCGTCACGTCATCGGATAAAGGAAACACACGCACTGGGCTTGATATAAAAGAGCCGCTGTTAGTAAACGAAATGACCTTGAGCGAAAAATAA
- a CDS encoding transcriptional regulator, protein MLWYETASSTEKKTSMKRIEFHLKNFKNYQAAILNIERQLEKRNPLHQDHMTRKKLEEQKNQYELIVACIETALKELDDIEQQLIDYKYFRDWRMAKCAIEIGYSEKTLFLMKRQLMDQLLISLAAITNI, encoded by the coding sequence ATGCTTTGGTATGAAACAGCAAGCAGCACGGAGAAAAAAACCTCAATGAAACGAATTGAGTTTCATTTGAAGAATTTCAAAAATTATCAGGCAGCAATCTTAAATATTGAAAGGCAGCTTGAAAAAAGAAATCCGCTTCATCAGGATCACATGACACGAAAAAAGTTAGAAGAACAGAAAAACCAGTATGAACTAATCGTTGCTTGTATTGAAACAGCACTAAAAGAATTGGATGACATAGAGCAGCAGCTGATTGATTACAAATATTTTAGAGATTGGCGGATGGCAAAATGTGCAATCGAAATCGGCTATAGTGAAAAAACACTTTTTTTAATGAAGCGCCAGTTAATGGATCAGCTGCTCATTAGCTTAGCCGCCATCACGAATATTTAA
- the crcB gene encoding fluoride efflux transporter CrcB → MIIFYTAVAGGLGSALRFFISQSIQKTHSHARFPYSIILINLLGAAGLGLLTGAVTANHPLLVIIGTGFFGGFTTFSTFSVESATMLMQHQIGKLTVYLFVTIIGSLCLFAAFYQIGQHLF, encoded by the coding sequence ATGATTATTTTTTATACAGCTGTTGCCGGCGGACTTGGCAGTGCTCTTCGTTTTTTCATCAGCCAATCGATTCAGAAAACTCATTCCCATGCTCGTTTCCCATACAGTATCATTCTTATCAATTTATTAGGTGCTGCCGGTTTAGGTTTACTGACAGGTGCAGTGACTGCCAATCATCCGCTGCTTGTGATTATTGGAACCGGGTTTTTCGGCGGCTTTACAACATTCTCTACTTTTAGTGTAGAGTCTGCGACTATGCTGATGCAGCATCAAATAGGAAAGCTCACTGTCTATTTATTTGTGACGATCATCGGATCTTTATGTCTCTTTGCTGCGTTTTATCAAATAGGACAACACCTTTTTTAA
- the crcB gene encoding fluoride efflux transporter CrcB, whose protein sequence is MKAYLAVFIGGLLGTLCRYELSQTVVSQTFPYATMIENILGSLFLGFATGYFLFQKGKKYLAALIGTGFCGGFTTMSTFSKETVLLLQAGQFNLSMMYILLSVIAGVAAALSGLMIAQQLFHQNEQQKGSR, encoded by the coding sequence ATGAAAGCTTATCTTGCCGTTTTTATCGGTGGACTGCTTGGCACACTTTGCAGATATGAACTAAGCCAAACCGTTGTCAGCCAAACATTCCCCTATGCAACGATGATCGAAAACATTTTGGGCAGTCTGTTTCTTGGTTTTGCGACAGGATACTTTCTATTTCAGAAGGGAAAAAAATATCTTGCTGCTTTGATCGGAACAGGATTTTGTGGTGGGTTTACGACAATGTCCACTTTTTCTAAAGAGACTGTTCTCCTATTACAGGCTGGACAGTTCAATTTGAGCATGATGTACATCCTGCTCTCCGTGATTGCCGGAGTGGCCGCTGCCTTATCTGGACTTATGATCGCTCAGCAGCTCTTTCATCAAAATGAGCAGCAGAAAGGAAGCAGATAA
- a CDS encoding glycerophosphodiester phosphodiesterase has protein sequence MYIIAHRGSSSAAPENTIAAFDLAVQQGADYIELDVQLTLDQHVAVIHDDTIDRTTDGSGLVKSYTLDQLKKLDAGSWFDERFANERIPTLQEILERYRQRIGILIEIKQPKRQIGIEKAVVDIINRFTYSRHIMVQSFDDNALQRVKAYAPSLRTAFIIKPSALKLAKRKLAVYSSFADCLNMKKTMINRWWIDRIHSFGMDVFIWTVKDQKTANRIKKYPIDGVVTDHPPFFQKEK, from the coding sequence GTGTATATTATCGCGCATAGAGGGTCATCAAGCGCTGCCCCAGAAAATACAATCGCTGCGTTTGATTTAGCAGTTCAGCAGGGGGCAGATTATATTGAGTTAGACGTACAGCTGACATTGGATCAGCACGTAGCCGTGATCCATGATGATACCATTGATCGAACGACAGACGGAAGCGGCTTAGTGAAAAGTTATACACTTGATCAGCTGAAGAAGCTGGATGCAGGAAGCTGGTTTGATGAACGGTTTGCCAACGAACGAATCCCAACATTACAAGAAATTCTTGAAAGATACAGACAGCGCATCGGGATACTGATTGAGATCAAGCAACCAAAACGGCAGATTGGGATTGAAAAGGCAGTTGTCGACATCATCAACCGGTTTACCTATTCCCGTCATATCATGGTTCAATCTTTTGATGACAATGCACTCCAAAGAGTCAAAGCTTATGCACCTTCTCTTCGAACAGCTTTTATCATAAAACCTTCCGCCTTAAAACTGGCGAAAAGAAAATTAGCGGTGTACAGTTCCTTTGCGGATTGTCTTAATATGAAGAAAACGATGATCAACAGATGGTGGATAGACCGCATCCACTCATTCGGGATGGATGTATTTATATGGACAGTGAAAGATCAAAAAACAGCCAATCGGATAAAAAAATACCCCATTGATGGAGTGGTGACAGATCACCCACCATTTTTTCAAAAGGAGAAATGA
- a CDS encoding YhdX family protein: MGKGRIRVEERIKVETDAEMFKATLLDQAQKKK; encoded by the coding sequence TTGGGTAAAGGGAGAATTAGAGTTGAAGAACGTATTAAGGTCGAAACCGATGCTGAAATGTTTAAAGCGACTCTCCTTGATCAGGCTCAGAAGAAAAAGTAG